In one Scyliorhinus canicula chromosome 3, sScyCan1.1, whole genome shotgun sequence genomic region, the following are encoded:
- the LOC119963654 gene encoding dynein light chain 2, cytoplasmic-like, whose product MAGTISDRKAVIKTADMSEDMQQDTVDCATQVMEKYNIRKDIAAFIKKEFDMKYNPKWHCIVGRNFGSYVTHETKHFIYFYLGQVAILLCKSG is encoded by the coding sequence ATGGCAGGGACCATCTCCGATAGGAAGGCTGTGATCAAAACTGCTGACATGTCGGAAGATATGCAACAAGACACAGTAGACTGTGCAACACAAGTGATGGAGAAATACAACATCAGAAAGGACATTGCTGCCTTTATCAAAAAGGAGTTTGACATGAAATACAATCCAAAATGGCACTGCATTGTTGGCAGAAACTTCGGTAGTTACGTCACACATGAGACAAAACATTTCATCTATTTTTACCTGGGTCAGGTTGCAATTCTTCTGTGCAAGTCTGGCTAA